In Haliaeetus albicilla chromosome 12, bHalAlb1.1, whole genome shotgun sequence, a genomic segment contains:
- the LOC104320976 gene encoding cytochrome P450 1A4-like has product MPAAMKAAMSLVGSQGIVSATEVFLVAAVFCLVFLLIQSFRQHVPKGLKTPPGPRGYPILGNVLELRKDTHLALTRLSQKYGEVMEVRIGMRPVLVLSGLDTIRQALVKQGEDFMGRPDLHSFQYISNGQSLAFSPDSGEVWKARRRLAQNALKTFSIAPSPTSSSTCLLEEHVSKEADYLVTKFLQLMDEEKSFDLNRYLVVSVANVICAMCFGKRYDHNDQELLSLVNLNNEFGDVAAAGNPADFIPMLRYLPSRTMQLFKDINRRFSFFVQKIVQEHYTSFDKEHIRDITDSLIEHCQEKSVGDDARVPLSNEKIISIVNDLFGAGFDTVATALSWSLMYVALYPDIQKKIQEELDQTIGRERRPRLSDRGTLPYTEAFILEMFRHSSFLPFTIPHSTTKATVLNGYYIPKDICVFINQWQVNHDEKLWKDPSTFNPERFLNAAGTEISRTESDKVMAFGLGKRRCIGESIGRWEVFLFLATMLQQLEFSLRPGEEVDISPQYGLTMKYKKCECFQIKKRFPTKSSP; this is encoded by the exons ATGCCGGCGGCGATGAAGGCTGCAATGTCTCTGGTGGGAAGCCAAGGCATTGTCTCGGCCACCGAGGTCTTCCTTGTGGCTGCCGTCTTCTGCCTGGTCTTCCTGCTCATCCAATCCTTCCGGCAGCACGTGCCCAAGGGGCTGaagacccccccaggacccagAGGCTACCCCATCCTCGGCAACGTGCTGGAGCTGAGGAAGGACACACACCTGGCCCTGACCAGGCTGAGCCAGAAATATGGGGAAGTGATGGAGGTCAGGATCGGCATGCGGCCCGTCCTGGTGCTGAGCGGCTTGGACACCATCAGGCAAGCCCTAGTAAAGCAAGGAGAAGACTTCATGGGGCGTCCTGACCTCCACAGCTTCCAATACATTTCGAATGGCCAGAGCCTGGCCTTCAGCCCTGACTCAGGGGAGGTGTGGAAAGCCCGCAGAAGGCTGGCCCAGAACGCCCTGAAGACCTTCTCCATTGCCCCCAGCCCTACCTCCTCTTCCACCTGCCTCCTGGAAGAGCACGTCTCCAAGGAGGCTGACTACCTGGTCACCAAATTCCTCCAGCTGATGGATGAAGAGAAGAGCTTTGACCTTAACCGGTACCTGGTGGTCTCTGTGGCCAACGTCATCTGCGCCATGTGCTTTGGCAAGCGTTATGACCACAATGACCAAGAGCTGCTCAGCTTGGTGAATCTCAACAACGAATTTGGGGAcgtggctgctgctggcaacCCTGCTGACTTCATCCCCATGCTCCGGTATCTTCCTAGCCGCACCATGCAGCTCTTTAAGGACATCAACAGGCGTTTCAGCTTCTTTGTGCAAAAAATTGTCCAGGAGCATTACACCAGCTTTGATAAG GAGCACATCCGGGACATCACAGACTCGCTGATTGAGCACTGCCAGGAGAAGAGTGTAGGGGACGATGCCCGTGTCCCGCTCTCCAATGAGAAGATCATCAGCATCGTCAATGACCTCTTCGGGGCAG GCTTTGACACTGTGGCAACTGCCTTATCCTGGAGCCTCATGTATGTTGCCTTGTACCCTGACATCCAGAAGAAGATCCAGGAAGAACTAG ACCAGACCATCGGCCGGGAGAGGAGACCGAGGCTGTCGGACCGAGGCACGCTGCCCTACACAGAAGCCTTTATCCTGGAGATGTTCAGGCActcctccttcctgcccttcACCATCCCACACAG TACAACAAAAGCAACAGTGTTGAATGGCTATTACATCCCCAAGGATATCTGTGTGTTTATCAACCAGTGGCAAGTGAATCATGATGA GAAGCTTTGGAAGGACCCCTCAACCTTCAACCCTGAGCGGTTCCTCAATGCTGCAGGGACTGAAATAAGCCGGACAGAGAGCGACAAAGTGATGGCTTTTGGCTTGGGGAAGAGGCGATGCATCGGAGAGTCCATTGGTCGGTGGGAGGTCTTCCTCTTCTTGGCCaccatgctgcagcagctggagttcAGCCTCCGCCCCGGGGAGGAGGTAGACATCAGCCCTCAGTACGGGCTGAcaatgaaatacaagaaatgcgAGTGCTTCCAGATTAAGAAGCGTTTCCCCACAAAGAGCTCTCCATaa
- the LOC104319589 gene encoding cytochrome P450 1A5-like, producing MKAAMSLVGSQGIVLATEVFLVAAVFCLVFLLIQSFGQHVPKGLKTPPGPRGYPILGNVLQLRKDTHLALTRLSQKYGDVMEVRIGMQPVLVLSGLDTIKQALVKQGEDFMGRPDLYSFRHVADGQSLAFSPDSGEVWKARGRLAQNVLKTFSTAASSTSSSTCLLEEHISKEADYLVTKFLQLMDEEKSFDPYRYLVVSVANVICAMCFGKRYDHNDQELLNIVNVSHQFSNAAAAGNPADFIPVLQYLPSRTMSLFKDFNKRFLHFLQKIVQEHYKTYDKNNIRDITDSLIEQCLEKKVEANTATQIPKEKVVNLVNDLFGAGFDSVTTGLSWSLMYLVTYPDIQKKIQEELDQTIGRERRPRLSDRGTLPYTEAFILEMFRHSSFLPFTIPHSTTTDTVLNGYYIPKDRCVFVNQWQVNHDEKLWKDPLTFNPERFLSAGGTEVNKVDGEKVLVFGLGKRKCIGESIARCQVFLFLSTLLQQLEFSVCNGKKVDMTPIYGLSLKHKRCEHFQVKQRFAMKGMN from the exons ATGAAGGCTGCGATGTCTCTGGTGGGAAGCCAAGGCATTGTCTTGGCCACCGAGGTCTTCCTTGTGGCTGCCGTCTTCTGCCTGGTCTTCCTGCTCATCCAGTCCTTCGGGCAGCACGTGCCCAAGGGGCTGaagacccccccaggacccagAGGCTACCCCATCCTCGGCAACGTGCTGCAGCTGAGGAAGGACACGCACCTGGCCCTGACCAGGCTGAGCCAGAAATATGGAGACGTGATGGAGGTCAGGATCGGCATGCAGCCCGTCCTGGTGCTGAGCGGCTTGGACACCATCAAGCAAGCCCTAGTGAAGCAAGGAGAAGACTTCATGGGGCGTCCCGACCTCTACAGCTTCCGCCATGTTGCGGATGGCCAGAGCCTGGCCTTCAGCCCCGATTCAGGGGAGGTGTGGAAGGCCCGCGGAAGGCTAGCCCAGAACGTCCTGAAGACCTTCTCCACCGCCGCCAGCTCCACCTCCTCTTCCACCTGCCTCCTGGAGGAGCACATCTCCAAGGAGGCTGACTACCTGGTCACCAAATTCCTCCAGCTGATGGATGAAGAGAAGAGCTTTGACCCTTACCGATACCTGGTGGTCTCTGTGGCCAACGTCATCTGCGCCATGTGCTTTGGCAAGCGTTACGACCACAATGACCAAGAGCTGCTCAATATAGTGAATGTAAGTCATCAGTTTAGcaacgctgctgctgctggcaaccCCGCTGACTTCATCCCCGTGCTCCAGTATCTTCCCAGCCGCACCATGAGTTTATTTAAAGATTTCAACAAGCGATTCCTCCATTTCCTGCAGAAGATTGTCCAGGAGCACTACAAGACCTATGACAAG aACAACATCCGAGACATCACTGACTCCCTCATTGAGCAGTGCCTGGAGAAAAAAGTGGAAGCAAATACTGCCACACAGATCCCTAAGGAGAAGGTTGTCAATCTTGTGAATGACCTCTTCGgagcag GCTTTGACAGCGTGACGACTGGCCTGTCCTGGAGCCTCATGTATCTCGTGACGTACCCCGACATCCAGAAGAAAATCCAGGAAGAACTAG ACCAGACCATCGGCCGGGAGAGGAGACCGAGGCTGTCGGACCGAGGCACGCTGCCCTACACAGAAGCCTTTATCCTGGAGATGTTCAGGCActcctccttcctgcccttcACCATCCCACACAG caCCACCACGGACACAGTGCTGAACGGCTACTACATCCCAAAGGACCGCTGCGTGTTTGTCAATCAGTGGCAAGTGAATCATGACGA GAAACTTTGGAAGGATCCACTGACCTTCAACCCGGAGCGTTTCCTTAGTGCTGGAGGGACCGAAGTGAACAAAGTAGATGGGGAGAAGGTGCTGGTTTTTGGCCTGGGGAAAAGGAAGTGCATTGGGGAATCCATTGCCAGGTGTCAGGTCTTCCTTTTCCTGTCCACCttgctccagcagctggagttCAGTGTCTGCAACGGCAAGAAGGTGGACATGACGCCGATCTATGGACTGTCCCTGAAGCACAAAAGATGTGAGCACTTCCAGGTCAAGCAGCGCTTCGCCATGAAAGGCATGAACTGA